In Deinococcus depolymerans, the following are encoded in one genomic region:
- a CDS encoding enolase C-terminal domain-like protein, which yields MSAPTVARVEGVPFRLPLTSALAWGAHSALNAAEHVLVRVILSDGTVGVAEATPRPTIYGETVASVLGILAHLEEQLRGLPITDGPGLDRVRNSVANNHTARGALDMALHDARARAQGLTLFDTLLGPNTRVRVSFILGIAPPAEMLAEARRAVEAGVRCLKVKVGREHDRDLRVIRALREEFGADVLLYADSNETLTPDSAPAALDAMRAAGLLYVEEPLPARNLRARAELHAQGRLPIVADDSCFTPADLERELDFNTFDVLNVKTARNGFTDGLDMLARAAAHGKRGMVGSQASTGLGTLHAALLSTRPEVTEPCELSFVLKLQADLLDAPIEFRDGWLDVGSLRAHRVDPALLARYRV from the coding sequence GTGAGTGCGCCCACGGTGGCGCGGGTGGAGGGCGTTCCGTTCCGTCTGCCGCTGACCTCCGCGCTGGCGTGGGGGGCGCACTCGGCGCTGAACGCGGCCGAGCACGTGCTGGTGCGCGTGATCCTCTCGGACGGCACGGTGGGAGTGGCCGAGGCCACGCCGCGCCCCACCATCTACGGCGAGACGGTGGCGAGCGTGCTGGGCATCCTGGCGCACCTGGAAGAGCAGCTGCGCGGCCTGCCGATCACGGACGGACCGGGCCTGGACCGCGTGCGGAACAGCGTGGCGAACAACCACACGGCGCGCGGCGCGCTGGACATGGCGCTGCATGACGCCCGCGCCCGCGCGCAGGGCCTGACGCTGTTCGACACGCTGCTGGGCCCGAACACCCGCGTGCGGGTGAGTTTCATTCTGGGCATCGCGCCGCCCGCAGAGATGCTGGCCGAGGCCCGCCGGGCGGTGGAGGCCGGGGTGCGCTGCCTGAAGGTGAAGGTGGGCCGCGAACACGACCGGGACCTGCGCGTGATCCGGGCGCTGCGCGAGGAGTTCGGGGCTGACGTGCTGCTGTACGCCGACAGCAACGAGACGCTGACGCCCGATTCGGCACCGGCGGCGCTGGACGCCATGCGCGCGGCGGGCCTGCTGTACGTCGAGGAGCCCCTGCCAGCCCGGAACCTGCGGGCGCGGGCCGAGCTGCACGCGCAGGGGCGGCTGCCGATCGTGGCGGACGACTCCTGTTTCACGCCGGCCGACCTGGAGCGCGAACTGGACTTCAACACCTTCGACGTGCTGAACGTGAAGACGGCCCGGAACGGTTTCACGGACGGGCTGGACATGCTGGCCCGCGCGGCGGCGCACGGGAAGCGCGGCATGGTGGGCTCGCAGGCCAGCACCGGTCTGGGCACGCTGCACGCGGCGCTGCTGTCCACCCGTCCCGAGGTCACGGAACCGTGTGAACTGAGTTTCGTGCTGAAACTCCAGGCGGACCTGCTGGACGCACCCATCGAGTTCCGGGACGGCTGGCTGGATGTGGGGTCCCTGCGGGCGCACCGGGTGGATCCGGCCCTTCTGGCCCGCTACCGGGTGTAG
- a CDS encoding ATPase — MSLPVSLPFLRADGAPPAAHERRLADLPLTVLVGVTGVGKSTALAALTGADAAMRVLPDRRDVTDAVMILPATGGRPVRDREERFRLTAAYREAHPGGMAQALGSLVADLRHWGEAPVFDGLRGLDEVRFAARTFPAWRFVALGAPDTVRVRRLLGRADSFDQVGGGGAGTPREELARLGGVQDVFTPAELDELAALPGAGFDPAEVLAKVKIVVSERRNYDPAAAESFLRTLPPARALVLDTVALDPAGVAAAVRGWAARSGGAA; from the coding sequence GTGAGTCTCCCTGTTTCCCTGCCCTTCCTGCGTGCCGATGGCGCGCCCCCCGCCGCGCACGAACGGCGACTTGCGGACCTGCCGCTGACCGTCCTGGTCGGCGTGACCGGCGTGGGCAAGAGCACGGCCCTGGCGGCCCTGACCGGCGCGGACGCGGCCATGCGGGTCCTGCCGGACCGGCGGGACGTGACGGACGCCGTGATGATCCTGCCCGCCACGGGCGGCCGGCCGGTGCGGGACCGCGAGGAACGCTTCCGGCTGACGGCGGCGTACCGGGAGGCGCACCCGGGAGGCATGGCGCAGGCGCTGGGCAGCCTGGTCGCGGACCTGCGGCACTGGGGCGAGGCGCCGGTGTTCGACGGGCTGCGCGGCCTGGACGAGGTGCGTTTCGCGGCGCGGACGTTCCCGGCGTGGCGGTTCGTGGCGCTGGGCGCGCCGGACACGGTGCGGGTGCGGCGCCTGCTGGGCCGCGCGGACAGCTTCGATCAGGTCGGGGGTGGGGGGGCGGGAACGCCACGGGAGGAACTCGCGCGGCTCGGGGGCGTGCAGGACGTGTTCACGCCCGCGGAACTCGATGAGCTGGCGGCCCTGCCGGGCGCGGGGTTCGACCCGGCGGAGGTGCTGGCGAAGGTGAAGATCGTGGTGTCCGAGCGCCGCAACTACGATCCGGCGGCGGCCGAGTCGTTCCTGCGGACGCTGCCGCCCGCGCGGGCGCTGGTGCTGGACACGGTGGCGCTGGACCCGGCCGGCGTGGCGGCGGCCGTGCGCGGCTGGGCCGCCCGCTCGGGAGGTGCCGCGTGA